Proteins encoded together in one Gemmatimonadota bacterium DH-78 window:
- a CDS encoding YdiU family protein has translation MNFPFDNTFAEQMTGFYAPWQGASVPDPQVALFNRELAQWLGLDAESLDSAEGAAIFAGAVAPEGASPLAQVYAGHQFGGFSPQLGDGRALLVGELIDPRGARWDLHLKGSGPTPFSRGGDGKASLAPVLREYLIGEAMHALGVPTSRALAAVTTGEPVRRNGRALPGAVLARIASSHLRVGTVEFFARRGQHDHVRQLVDYALRRHAPDRAEADDPALELLRFVRDRQAALVARWMGIGFVHGVMNTDNTTLSGETIDYGPCAFMDRFDPGTVFSSIDHGGRYAYGNQPSIMQWNVARLAECLLPLFDAPDIDAALEIANHEVDAFGAVHQRAWRDVLSAKLGLTDEGPGRGALAEPGVDPDDDALARDLFTLLQEQEADFTGFFRHLSAALLGDSPQLRSLLREPKAAEGWLERWRTRVGVPADADARREALAGDRARGMNRFNPLYVPRNHVVEEALQTAERELDLGPVKRLLAVLADPFTRQEGAEDLEHPAPVDAAPFVTFCGT, from the coding sequence ATGAACTTCCCCTTCGACAACACCTTCGCCGAGCAGATGACCGGCTTCTACGCCCCCTGGCAGGGGGCCTCGGTGCCGGATCCGCAGGTCGCGCTCTTCAACCGCGAGTTGGCGCAGTGGCTGGGGCTCGATGCGGAGTCTCTCGATTCTGCCGAGGGCGCCGCGATCTTCGCCGGTGCGGTCGCGCCCGAGGGCGCCTCCCCCCTCGCGCAGGTCTATGCGGGCCACCAGTTCGGCGGCTTCTCGCCGCAGCTCGGCGACGGGCGCGCCCTTCTCGTGGGCGAGCTGATCGACCCGCGGGGCGCGCGCTGGGACCTGCACCTCAAGGGATCGGGCCCCACCCCCTTCTCGCGCGGGGGCGACGGCAAGGCGAGTCTCGCGCCGGTGCTGCGCGAGTATTTGATCGGCGAGGCGATGCACGCCCTCGGCGTTCCCACTTCGCGCGCGCTGGCGGCGGTCACCACGGGTGAGCCGGTGCGTCGCAACGGCCGCGCGCTGCCGGGCGCCGTGCTCGCGCGGATCGCGTCGAGTCACCTGCGGGTGGGCACGGTGGAGTTCTTCGCGCGCCGCGGGCAGCACGACCACGTGCGGCAGCTGGTCGACTACGCGCTGCGGCGCCACGCTCCGGACCGCGCCGAGGCCGACGATCCCGCCCTCGAACTGCTGCGCTTCGTGCGCGATCGCCAGGCGGCCCTCGTGGCCCGCTGGATGGGGATCGGCTTCGTGCACGGCGTGATGAACACCGACAACACGACGCTGTCGGGCGAGACGATCGACTACGGGCCCTGCGCCTTCATGGACCGCTTCGACCCCGGCACCGTCTTCAGCTCGATCGATCACGGGGGCCGCTACGCCTACGGCAATCAGCCGAGCATCATGCAGTGGAACGTGGCCCGGTTGGCCGAGTGCCTGCTCCCGCTGTTCGACGCCCCCGACATCGACGCCGCCCTCGAGATCGCCAACCACGAGGTGGACGCTTTCGGCGCCGTCCATCAACGCGCCTGGCGCGACGTGCTGTCGGCCAAGCTCGGACTCACCGACGAGGGGCCGGGCCGCGGCGCCCTCGCCGAACCGGGCGTCGACCCCGACGACGATGCCCTGGCCCGCGACCTCTTCACGCTCCTGCAGGAGCAGGAGGCGGACTTCACCGGCTTCTTCCGGCACCTGTCGGCGGCTCTTCTCGGGGACTCCCCGCAGCTGCGATCGCTTCTGCGGGAGCCGAAGGCTGCGGAGGGCTGGCTCGAGCGCTGGCGGACGCGGGTGGGGGTGCCGGCTGACGCGGACGCCCGCCGCGAGGCCCTCGCGGGGGACCGCGCACGCGGGATGAATCGGTTCAATCCGCTCTACGTGCCGCGAAACCACGTGGTGGAGGAGGCACTGCAGACCGCGGAACGCGAACTCGACCTCGGGCCCGTGAAGCGGCTCCTGGCCGTGCTCGCCGACCCGTTCACCCGGCAGGAGGGCGCCGAGGATCTGGAGCATCCGGCCCCGGTCGATGCCGCGCCGTTCGTCACCTTCTGCGGGACCTGA
- the cls gene encoding cardiolipin synthase, whose product MKRPLWKRWWVVVLVVAHLAGAASTLPALMSTRTPQGTVAWIVSLNTLPVLAVPAYWLFGRSRFEGYVENRRVGNAEVEDVLAGDLEALLRRADRPFDSLSPGDPEPDRALEHLAPLPFFGSHAVELLIDGHDTFDHMLEGIASAQTHVLAQFFIFRDDALGRRVGEALAERARAGVEAYLLYDAVGSPDLSKEFIGGLRTAGVNVAPFESAKGSRGMRQYQLRNHRKSVVVDGGRAWIGGHNVGVEYLGEDPERGPWRDTHLAITGAAALALQLAFVQDWRWATDETIDLNWDPPASPSGARRVMIVPSGPADEVETASLMLQHLIHSAERRVWVATPYFVPDAGVMDALRMAALRGVQLQILLPEQSDSFLVDQASFVYLSDLLELGATIHRYEAGFMHQKVVLIDDRVAAIGTVNVDNRSLRLNFEATALVLGAEFAGEVESMLSADLADSRRLERGEIDARPWHLEVASRIALLAAPIL is encoded by the coding sequence GTGAAGCGACCGCTCTGGAAGCGGTGGTGGGTCGTGGTGCTCGTGGTCGCCCATCTGGCCGGAGCCGCGAGTACCCTTCCCGCGCTGATGTCCACCCGCACGCCGCAGGGGACCGTGGCGTGGATCGTCTCGCTCAATACGCTCCCCGTGCTCGCCGTCCCGGCCTACTGGTTGTTCGGGCGGTCGCGGTTCGAGGGCTACGTCGAGAATCGACGCGTCGGCAACGCCGAGGTGGAGGACGTGCTCGCCGGCGACCTGGAGGCCCTGCTGCGACGGGCCGACCGGCCCTTCGACTCCCTCTCGCCCGGTGATCCCGAGCCGGATCGGGCGCTCGAACACCTCGCGCCGCTGCCCTTCTTCGGGAGCCATGCGGTCGAGCTCTTGATCGACGGCCACGACACCTTCGACCACATGCTCGAGGGGATCGCCTCGGCGCAGACCCATGTGCTCGCGCAGTTCTTCATCTTCCGCGACGACGCCCTCGGTCGGCGCGTCGGCGAGGCGCTGGCCGAGCGGGCGCGGGCAGGGGTCGAGGCCTACCTGCTCTACGATGCGGTGGGCAGCCCCGATCTGTCGAAGGAGTTCATCGGAGGACTCCGGACGGCCGGCGTGAACGTCGCCCCCTTCGAATCGGCGAAGGGCAGTCGCGGCATGCGACAGTACCAGCTGCGCAACCATCGCAAGAGCGTCGTCGTCGACGGGGGCCGGGCGTGGATCGGGGGACACAACGTGGGGGTCGAGTACCTCGGCGAGGACCCCGAGCGCGGACCCTGGCGCGACACGCACCTCGCCATCACGGGCGCGGCCGCCCTCGCCCTCCAGCTCGCCTTCGTACAGGACTGGCGGTGGGCGACCGACGAGACCATCGACCTGAACTGGGATCCTCCGGCCTCCCCCTCCGGCGCTCGCCGGGTGATGATCGTGCCCAGCGGCCCCGCCGACGAGGTGGAGACCGCCAGTCTGATGCTGCAGCATCTGATCCACTCGGCGGAGCGGAGGGTCTGGGTCGCCACCCCGTACTTCGTGCCCGACGCCGGGGTGATGGACGCCCTCCGAATGGCGGCGTTGCGGGGCGTCCAGCTCCAGATCCTCCTGCCCGAGCAGTCCGACAGCTTCCTCGTCGACCAGGCCTCGTTCGTCTACCTCTCCGACCTGCTCGAACTCGGGGCCACGATCCACCGCTACGAGGCCGGCTTCATGCACCAGAAGGTCGTTCTGATCGACGATCGCGTCGCCGCCATCGGCACGGTGAATGTGGACAACCGTTCCCTGCGCCTGAACTTCGAGGCGACCGCCCTCGTGCTCGGCGCCGAGTTCGCCGGCGAGGTCGAGTCGATGCTCAGTGCCGATCTCGCCGACTCGCGACGGCTGGAGCGAGGGGAGATCGACGCGCGCCCGTGGCACCTCGAGGTCGCCTCGCGGATCGCACTTCTGGCGGCGCCCATTCTCTGA
- a CDS encoding type II toxin-antitoxin system VapC family toxin — MIALDTSVLVEALGAGGALSAELRAEFEAGQRVVIPTLVLFEWLRGPRLPAELAVQKALFPADEALPFGAREADIAARLYRDLPRARGREVDLAIAACALSWKARLWTLNRVDFDDVPGLAFR; from the coding sequence ATGATCGCCCTCGATACGTCGGTGCTCGTGGAGGCGCTCGGGGCGGGCGGGGCACTCTCGGCGGAACTGCGGGCCGAGTTCGAAGCGGGGCAACGCGTGGTGATCCCCACCCTGGTGCTCTTCGAGTGGCTCCGGGGACCACGCCTGCCGGCGGAGCTCGCCGTGCAGAAGGCGCTTTTCCCAGCCGATGAGGCGCTCCCGTTCGGCGCTCGTGAGGCCGATATCGCCGCGCGCCTCTACCGCGATCTCCCGCGCGCCCGTGGGCGGGAGGTGGATCTGGCCATCGCCGCCTGTGCACTGTCGTGGAAGGCGCGTCTGTGGACCCTCAACCGAGTCGACTTCGACGACGTGCCCGGCCTGGCGTTCCGCTAG
- a CDS encoding ABC transporter permease, whose translation MNPWPRRLLEALLTDDDWSREFLEALDHAWASEREGARLGATAWWLGRLMERDTVEFVARVRRRRSAAPSTGVRQRRWGMGGAIQDSAHAARSLARDRRVTASVVLTLALGIGANAALYGVADRLFLRGPAHVAAPSELVRVLLHFEAEGGAPARTGPFIPWNTSEAVASASGFAGITRYGFEERLAAAGDEARPARVATVDGAYFRVLGASPARGRWFAEASADDGLEVAVVSADFAARTFGSVERAMGRSVDLDGRSHPIVGVAPEGFSGPHLDPVDLWVPLDPDVTGNRNWLVVGRLADPDAGFAARERVADAADAAHRATDPGRFFQWAADGAVTLAPVGAGDDGARPPEVAIAAMLLGVSVLVLLIGVANVVNLLLARLSRRRREVAVRLALGIGRGRLARFLFIENLVLAGLSGLVALPVAWGAGGLLRSVLLPGVAWAGSALPWRVVALTVATTLATAVMVSLVPLARAGRTDLAGALRSGGRGAAGARGRLQLSLATAQITLSAALLLGAGLFLESFRTLRVTDLGVDADRIIALTLRESEPGAIPSPSAEEHALYLRALEALREAPGVEAAAVTLGLPFLYNFGLSVAVPGRDSVPELPGGGPWLSAVSADYFAATGTGILRGRGFTEAEVESGALVAVVSEAMARSLWPGEEVLGACLQVGSVDDPCSRVVGVAEDVHRTGYREPPSMQFYVPLAPGGGFGGMALVVRTASSSSGTIAGLRDRLDGLDPAVGFVDATVLQRVLDPQIRPWRMGAWVLGLAAGLALLVAVLGVYGVLSYLVERRRREMGVRIALGASGKGIRGLVLKQGLGAAGMGLLLGIGATVAAGRWIEPLLFETEVTDAGVLTAVVAILTVTATAACLLPAGRAARVEPILCLRDD comes from the coding sequence ATGAACCCCTGGCCCCGGCGCCTGCTCGAGGCACTCCTGACCGACGACGACTGGAGCCGGGAATTTCTCGAGGCCCTCGATCACGCGTGGGCGAGCGAGCGAGAGGGGGCGCGGCTCGGGGCGACCGCCTGGTGGCTGGGGCGACTGATGGAGCGAGACACGGTGGAGTTCGTGGCGCGCGTCCGGAGGCGGCGCTCCGCTGCGCCCTCGACAGGGGTACGACAGAGGAGGTGGGGGATGGGAGGAGCGATCCAGGACTCCGCACACGCCGCGCGATCGCTCGCGCGGGATCGGCGCGTGACCGCCTCGGTGGTGCTCACTCTCGCCCTGGGCATCGGTGCCAACGCCGCACTGTACGGGGTGGCCGACCGGCTGTTTCTGCGGGGCCCGGCCCATGTGGCGGCCCCCTCCGAACTCGTGCGGGTGCTGCTGCACTTCGAGGCCGAGGGCGGAGCGCCCGCCCGCACCGGTCCGTTCATTCCGTGGAACACCTCGGAGGCCGTGGCGAGCGCCAGCGGCTTCGCGGGGATCACCCGCTACGGGTTCGAGGAGCGACTGGCTGCCGCGGGCGACGAGGCGCGCCCCGCGCGGGTGGCCACCGTCGACGGTGCGTACTTCCGGGTGCTGGGTGCGAGCCCGGCCCGCGGGCGCTGGTTCGCCGAGGCGTCTGCCGACGACGGCCTCGAGGTGGCGGTCGTCTCGGCCGACTTCGCGGCACGCACCTTCGGCTCGGTCGAGCGAGCGATGGGGCGAAGCGTGGATCTCGACGGCCGAAGCCACCCGATCGTGGGGGTCGCTCCCGAGGGCTTCTCGGGACCCCACCTCGACCCGGTCGACCTGTGGGTGCCGCTCGACCCCGACGTCACCGGAAACCGCAACTGGCTCGTGGTCGGGCGCCTCGCCGACCCCGACGCCGGTTTCGCGGCCCGGGAGCGGGTCGCCGACGCGGCCGACGCCGCACACCGCGCCACCGACCCCGGCCGCTTCTTCCAGTGGGCCGCCGACGGTGCGGTCACCCTCGCCCCCGTGGGAGCCGGCGACGACGGCGCGCGCCCCCCGGAGGTGGCGATCGCCGCCATGCTCCTCGGCGTTTCGGTGCTCGTGCTGCTCATCGGCGTGGCCAACGTGGTCAATCTGCTTCTCGCTCGTCTCTCCCGGCGGCGTCGCGAGGTGGCCGTCCGGCTGGCGCTCGGCATCGGACGGGGGCGACTCGCGCGGTTCCTCTTCATCGAAAACCTCGTGCTCGCGGGTCTCTCGGGGCTGGTGGCGCTTCCCGTGGCCTGGGGGGCCGGCGGGCTGCTCCGCAGCGTGCTTCTGCCCGGCGTGGCCTGGGCGGGATCGGCGCTTCCGTGGCGGGTGGTGGCCCTCACGGTCGCCACCACCCTCGCCACCGCGGTGATGGTGAGCCTGGTGCCCCTGGCACGCGCCGGGCGCACCGATCTGGCGGGCGCGCTCCGCTCGGGGGGGCGCGGGGCGGCGGGGGCCCGGGGCCGGCTGCAGCTGTCGCTGGCCACCGCGCAGATCACCCTCTCGGCCGCGCTCCTTCTGGGCGCCGGCCTCTTTCTCGAGAGTTTCCGAACGCTGCGGGTGACCGACCTCGGCGTCGACGCCGATCGGATCATCGCCCTCACCCTGCGGGAATCCGAGCCGGGGGCGATCCCCTCGCCGTCGGCCGAGGAGCACGCGCTGTACCTCCGGGCCCTCGAGGCCCTGCGCGAGGCACCGGGCGTGGAGGCCGCCGCGGTCACCCTGGGCCTGCCCTTTCTCTACAACTTCGGGCTCAGCGTGGCGGTGCCGGGGCGCGACTCCGTGCCGGAGCTTCCGGGTGGCGGGCCCTGGCTGAGCGCGGTGAGTGCGGACTACTTCGCGGCCACGGGCACCGGGATCCTGCGGGGCCGGGGCTTCACCGAGGCCGAGGTCGAGTCCGGGGCCCTCGTCGCGGTGGTCAGCGAGGCGATGGCCCGCAGCCTGTGGCCCGGAGAGGAGGTGCTCGGCGCCTGCCTGCAGGTCGGGTCGGTCGACGATCCCTGCTCCCGGGTGGTGGGTGTCGCCGAAGACGTGCACCGCACGGGCTACCGGGAACCGCCCTCCATGCAGTTCTACGTACCGCTCGCGCCGGGAGGCGGCTTCGGCGGCATGGCCCTCGTGGTCCGCACCGCGTCGTCGTCGTCCGGCACCATCGCAGGACTGCGAGACCGCCTCGACGGCCTGGACCCGGCGGTCGGATTCGTCGACGCGACCGTGCTGCAGCGGGTGCTCGACCCCCAGATCCGACCCTGGCGCATGGGCGCCTGGGTGCTCGGACTGGCCGCAGGACTGGCACTGCTCGTCGCCGTGCTCGGGGTGTACGGCGTGCTGTCGTACCTGGTGGAGCGCCGGCGCCGCGAGATGGGGGTTCGCATCGCGCTCGGCGCTTCCGGCAAGGGTATCCGGGGCCTCGTTCTCAAGCAGGGTCTGGGTGCGGCGGGTATGGGACTCCTGCTCGGAATCGGCGCCACCGTGGCGGCCGGCCGATGGATCGAACCGCTCCTCTTCGAGACGGAGGTGACCGACGCCGGTGTGCTCACCGCCGTGGTGGCGATCCTGACGGTGACGGCGACCGCCGCCTGCCTGCTGCCCGCGGGACGGGCCGCGCGGGTCGAGCCGATCCTCTGCCTCCGCGACGACTGA
- a CDS encoding PadR family transcriptional regulator has protein sequence MPLGDLQYLTLLAVARLGARAVAATVRAELAAVADRDVAVSTAFVTLTRLEDRGLLTSTRGDRPERGGRAVRIFSLTEAGWDELRATRAASERMWEGVDPA, from the coding sequence ATGCCACTCGGTGATCTCCAGTATCTGACCCTTCTCGCCGTCGCTCGCCTGGGCGCCCGCGCCGTGGCCGCAACGGTGCGCGCCGAGCTCGCCGCGGTGGCGGACCGCGATGTGGCGGTGAGCACGGCGTTCGTGACGCTCACCCGCCTCGAGGACCGGGGGCTGCTGACCTCCACCCGGGGCGACCGCCCCGAGCGGGGAGGGCGAGCCGTCCGGATCTTCTCCCTCACCGAAGCGGGGTGGGACGAACTTCGGGCCACACGCGCGGCGAGCGAGCGCATGTGGGAGGGCGTCGATCCCGCATGA
- a CDS encoding CopG family transcriptional regulator, with the protein MKKMTFTLDDESVIELDRAAARLGIPKSQVVREAVRRYGEQLGRLTDEERIAKLEAFDRLVPAVPTRPREDVEAELAALRDARRQGGRRSPAS; encoded by the coding sequence ATGAAGAAGATGACGTTCACGCTGGATGACGAGTCCGTGATCGAACTCGATCGAGCGGCGGCGAGGCTGGGGATTCCGAAGAGCCAGGTCGTTCGTGAGGCCGTGCGCCGGTACGGCGAGCAACTGGGTCGTCTCACCGACGAAGAGCGGATTGCGAAGCTGGAGGCCTTCGATCGACTGGTGCCGGCCGTTCCGACCCGGCCGCGCGAGGACGTCGAGGCGGAGTTGGCGGCGCTCCGAGACGCCCGCCGCCAGGGCGGCCGACGGTCCCCGGCATCATGA
- a CDS encoding DUF427 domain-containing protein — protein sequence MESVWDYPRPPRLERVDTRVTVEFGGVVIADTTRALRMLETSHPPTWYLPPDDVLDGVLVPAGQGAICEWKGAARSWTLRVGDRVAERAAWSYPNPTARYAELKDHLAFYCGPMDRCTVGGVEAAPQPGAFYGGWITPDLKGPFKGGPGTLGW from the coding sequence ATGGAATCCGTCTGGGACTATCCTCGCCCCCCGCGCCTCGAACGCGTGGATACCCGCGTCACCGTGGAGTTCGGTGGGGTCGTGATCGCCGACACCACACGCGCTCTGCGCATGCTCGAGACCAGCCATCCGCCCACCTGGTACCTGCCCCCCGACGACGTGCTCGACGGGGTGCTCGTGCCGGCGGGCCAGGGTGCCATCTGCGAATGGAAGGGAGCCGCGCGTTCCTGGACGCTGCGCGTAGGCGACCGGGTGGCCGAGCGGGCGGCCTGGAGCTACCCGAACCCGACCGCCCGCTACGCCGAGCTGAAAGACCACCTGGCCTTCTACTGCGGCCCGATGGACCGCTGCACGGTGGGCGGGGTGGAGGCCGCGCCCCAGCCGGGGGCCTTCTACGGCGGCTGGATCACGCCCGACCTGAAGGGGCCGTTCAAGGGCGGTCCCGGCACCCTCGGCTGGTGA
- a CDS encoding protein kinase — MSDDFIAIFGRLVELNPAARAAEWDRIQLTPDQRREMERLLALDDRDSDWLNRLAERTLPGTLGALVRPEPGGTDFDASWELFEVIGSGGMGVVHRARDRQLDRIVALKFLSPDIRPGAEARDRLLAEARAASALDHPAIGVVYQIDVAGDQPFIAMAYYEGGTLASRIRRGPIGLGTALDWAIQAADGLAHAHRAGVVHRDVKPSNLIVTTEGRVKILDFGIAALRGGWAPAAGTVRYMSPEQRAGGAPTPADDVWSFGTVLLELLTGGLPDDARVEALSPTALPPRLVRILERCRALDPAERPADGGDLAAELRLVRRELDPGVGRDAILPRIAVLPFASIGLEADDEWFVDGIMDEVLSRLSRIRGLRVTGRATSRLMKGRLLSNDRIASELGVRYLLEGGVRRAGDRVRVSARLLDTSDDAYLWVDTVEGEVSEIFDIQERVALGVAGALPVELSAPDEQGLRRRPLEDVRAWESYSRARHEAWQFSPEALTRARRHLEVALDLVGPNALLYSTLGHVEAISIDTGIAGGPHVLARIDDLADRTMDLDPESGRGSWLRAFAALHRGDMGRALRAGERALAALPTDPDVLVTTGYILARIGRSTRATELFERAIRIDPLTPLNRCMPGFVAALDGRAEEAVEPYRRMREMAPDAPFALAFHGWILAQAGRTDDAIATLSELPERFPGTVFDSWGASLAAGLAGDASTAAARITPAFEEAARGSELFARALTDCRALAGDIDGGLEALSTMVELGMLHLGFLARHDRLIEPLRNDPRFEGILAEARRRLEAIELA, encoded by the coding sequence GTGAGCGACGATTTCATCGCGATCTTCGGGCGGCTCGTCGAACTCAATCCCGCGGCGCGCGCGGCGGAATGGGACCGCATCCAGCTGACGCCGGACCAACGTCGAGAGATGGAGCGCCTGCTCGCACTCGACGACCGCGACTCCGACTGGCTGAACCGCCTCGCCGAGCGCACGTTGCCCGGCACCCTCGGAGCGCTGGTGCGGCCCGAGCCCGGCGGGACCGACTTCGATGCGTCTTGGGAGCTCTTCGAGGTGATCGGCTCGGGGGGGATGGGAGTAGTTCACCGCGCCCGAGACCGTCAGCTGGACCGCATCGTCGCGCTCAAGTTCCTCTCGCCCGACATCCGGCCGGGTGCGGAGGCCCGCGACCGCCTTCTCGCCGAGGCTCGGGCGGCCTCGGCTCTCGATCACCCTGCGATCGGCGTCGTCTACCAGATCGACGTGGCGGGTGATCAACCCTTCATCGCCATGGCGTACTACGAGGGCGGCACCCTCGCCTCGAGAATACGCCGTGGCCCGATCGGCCTCGGCACCGCCCTCGATTGGGCGATCCAGGCGGCAGACGGTCTGGCCCACGCCCACCGGGCGGGGGTGGTGCACCGCGACGTGAAGCCGTCGAACCTGATCGTCACCACCGAGGGGCGGGTGAAGATTCTGGACTTCGGGATCGCCGCCCTCCGCGGTGGATGGGCGCCGGCGGCCGGCACGGTTCGCTACATGAGTCCGGAGCAGCGTGCGGGCGGGGCGCCCACCCCGGCCGACGACGTCTGGTCGTTCGGCACCGTCCTGCTCGAGCTGCTCACGGGCGGCTTGCCCGACGATGCGCGCGTCGAGGCCCTCTCCCCCACGGCGCTTCCGCCCCGGCTGGTGCGGATCCTGGAGCGCTGCCGTGCGCTCGATCCGGCCGAACGCCCTGCCGACGGAGGTGATCTGGCCGCCGAACTCCGCCTGGTGCGGCGTGAACTCGACCCCGGGGTCGGTCGCGACGCGATCCTGCCCCGCATCGCCGTGCTCCCCTTCGCATCGATCGGTCTGGAGGCGGACGACGAGTGGTTCGTGGACGGAATCATGGACGAGGTGCTGTCGCGTCTCTCGCGCATCCGGGGGCTGCGTGTTACGGGCCGGGCCACATCGCGGCTCATGAAGGGGCGGCTGCTTTCGAACGACCGGATCGCGAGCGAACTGGGCGTGCGCTACCTGCTGGAGGGAGGCGTGCGGCGCGCAGGGGATCGGGTTCGGGTCAGTGCACGGCTTCTCGACACCTCCGACGACGCCTACCTGTGGGTCGATACGGTCGAGGGCGAGGTGTCGGAAATCTTCGATATTCAGGAGCGGGTGGCCCTCGGGGTGGCCGGAGCGCTTCCGGTGGAGCTGTCGGCTCCCGACGAGCAGGGGCTGCGGCGACGCCCGCTGGAGGATGTACGCGCCTGGGAATCGTACTCGCGTGCCCGACACGAGGCATGGCAGTTCTCTCCCGAAGCGCTCACCCGTGCCCGTCGCCACCTCGAAGTCGCGCTCGATCTGGTGGGTCCGAATGCGCTTCTCTACAGCACCCTCGGCCATGTGGAGGCGATCTCGATCGACACGGGGATCGCCGGCGGACCGCATGTGCTGGCTCGCATCGACGACCTGGCCGATCGCACCATGGATCTCGACCCCGAGTCGGGGCGCGGGAGCTGGCTGCGGGCCTTCGCCGCGCTTCATCGCGGCGACATGGGGCGTGCGCTGCGGGCGGGAGAACGAGCGCTGGCCGCGCTTCCCACCGATCCCGACGTCCTGGTCACCACCGGCTACATCCTGGCGCGGATCGGGCGGTCCACCCGAGCCACCGAGCTCTTCGAGCGAGCGATCCGCATCGACCCCCTCACCCCCCTCAACCGCTGCATGCCCGGCTTCGTGGCCGCCCTCGACGGTCGGGCGGAGGAGGCGGTCGAGCCCTACCGCCGCATGCGCGAGATGGCGCCCGACGCGCCCTTCGCGCTGGCATTCCACGGGTGGATCCTGGCGCAGGCGGGCCGCACCGACGACGCGATCGCCACGCTGTCGGAACTGCCCGAACGGTTCCCGGGCACGGTGTTCGACTCGTGGGGCGCCTCGCTGGCCGCGGGACTCGCCGGCGACGCCTCGACGGCGGCCGCCCGCATCACCCCGGCCTTCGAAGAGGCCGCGCGCGGGAGCGAGCTCTTCGCCCGGGCGCTCACCGACTGTCGCGCTCTCGCCGGTGACATCGACGGAGGGCTGGAGGCGCTGAGCACGATGGTCGAGCTCGGCATGCTGCACCTCGGCTTCCTGGCGCGGCACGACCGGCTGATCGAGCCGCTGCGCAACGATCCGCGGTTCGAGGGGATCCTCGCCGAGGCCCGCCGCCGTCTCGAGGCGATCGAACTGGCCTGA
- a CDS encoding glycerophosphodiester phosphodiesterase family protein: MRSFGSLLALVLLIMTTGCSSRDDADTGESIAPGAPDAAPLLVAHRGASAYAPEHTREAYELGIAQGADFIEPDLQITRDGVLIALHDVTLDRTTDVAEVFPDRYREVQRGDETLRRWFAVDFTLDEIRRLDAGSWFGPEFAGARVPTLTEVIEIARGRAGIFPETKAPETYAEQGFSMERLLVEELARHGLERRGADPATPVIVQSFSAESLRILREEWDSDLPATFLIGGSAGERWLTDEGLREVSGFATGIGPTKSLLLGRPEMVEAAHAAGLTVVPYTFRERSAGDFANVTDEMTHFLCELGVDGLFTDNPDLFPREAVTSRGCRDRP; encoded by the coding sequence GTGCGCTCGTTTGGATCCCTCCTGGCCCTGGTGCTGCTCATCATGACCACCGGTTGCTCTTCGCGCGACGACGCCGATACGGGCGAGTCGATCGCGCCCGGCGCCCCCGACGCCGCGCCGCTGCTCGTGGCCCATCGCGGGGCCTCCGCCTACGCTCCCGAGCACACGCGCGAGGCCTACGAGCTCGGCATCGCGCAGGGCGCCGACTTCATCGAGCCCGATCTGCAGATCACCCGAGACGGCGTGCTGATCGCCCTGCACGACGTCACCCTCGACCGCACGACCGATGTGGCCGAGGTGTTTCCCGACCGCTATCGCGAGGTGCAGCGCGGCGACGAAACGCTGCGCCGCTGGTTCGCCGTCGACTTCACCCTCGACGAGATCCGCCGGCTCGACGCGGGCTCGTGGTTCGGACCGGAGTTCGCCGGAGCCCGGGTTCCGACGCTGACCGAAGTGATCGAGATCGCGCGCGGCCGCGCCGGCATCTTTCCGGAAACCAAGGCGCCCGAGACCTACGCCGAGCAGGGCTTCTCGATGGAGCGGCTGCTCGTGGAGGAGCTGGCACGGCACGGCCTCGAACGACGGGGCGCCGACCCCGCAACGCCGGTGATCGTGCAGTCGTTCAGCGCCGAGAGTCTGCGCATTCTGCGCGAGGAGTGGGACTCCGATCTGCCGGCCACCTTCCTCATCGGCGGCTCCGCCGGCGAGCGCTGGCTCACGGACGAGGGACTCCGCGAGGTGTCCGGGTTCGCGACCGGCATCGGACCCACCAAGTCGCTGCTGCTCGGGCGACCCGAGATGGTCGAGGCCGCCCACGCCGCCGGTTTGACGGTGGTTCCCTACACCTTCCGCGAGCGGAGCGCCGGGGACTTCGCGAACGTGACCGACGAGATGACGCACTTCCTGTGCGAGCTCGGGGTGGACGGGCTCTTCACCGACAACCCGGACCTGTTTCCGCGCGAGGCGGTCACCAGCCGAGGGTGCCGGGACCGCCCTTGA